In Microbacterium esteraromaticum, the following proteins share a genomic window:
- the rpsD gene encoding 30S ribosomal protein S4: MVTKSQDRRKVRLSRALGIPLTPKAARYLEKRPYAPGEHGRTKRKADSDYAVRLREKQRLREQYGIREKQLRIAFNEARRKDGLTGENLVELLEMRLDALVLRAGFARTTAQARQLVVHRHILVDGQLVDRPSFRVKPGQLIHVKAKSEALEPFQVAAAGGHAEVLPPVPGYLEVELDKLQARLVRRPKRAEVPVTCEVQLVVEYYAAR, translated from the coding sequence GTGGTCACGAAGTCCCAGGACCGCCGCAAGGTCCGTCTCAGCCGTGCGCTGGGAATCCCGCTCACCCCGAAGGCCGCCCGCTACCTCGAGAAGCGTCCCTACGCTCCGGGCGAGCACGGCCGCACCAAGCGCAAGGCTGACAGCGACTACGCCGTCCGTCTGCGTGAGAAGCAGCGTCTGCGCGAGCAGTACGGCATCCGCGAGAAGCAGCTGCGCATCGCGTTCAACGAGGCTCGCCGCAAGGACGGCCTGACCGGTGAGAACCTGGTCGAGCTGCTCGAGATGCGTCTCGATGCCCTCGTGCTGCGTGCTGGCTTCGCCCGCACGACCGCGCAGGCCCGCCAGCTGGTCGTGCACCGTCACATCCTCGTCGACGGTCAGCTCGTCGACCGCCCGTCGTTCCGCGTGAAGCCGGGTCAGCTCATCCACGTCAAGGCCAAGTCCGAGGCTCTCGAGCCTTTCCAGGTCGCAGCAGCCGGCGGTCACGCCGAGGTCCTGCCCCCGGTTCCGGGCTACCTCGAGGTCGAGCTCGACAAGCTGCAGGCCCGCCTGGTCCGTCGTCCGAAGCGCGCCGAGGTCCCCGTGACCTGTGAAGTGCAGCTCGTCGTCGAGTACTACGCAGCCCGCTGA
- the ruvX gene encoding Holliday junction resolvase RuvX, which translates to MTGFRRGTRIGIDVGRARVGVSRCDPDGMLAVPVETVPRSEASIDRIMQIVAEWEPLEIVVGLPVNMRGEETLSTTDARQFAEEVQRRSGLDVRMVDERLSTVSAHTALRASGRSQKKSRSIVDQVAAVVLLQHAVDTEKSTGRPAGALIPAPQEPPRDV; encoded by the coding sequence GTGACCGGCTTCCGCCGCGGAACCAGGATCGGCATCGACGTCGGCAGGGCTCGCGTCGGCGTGTCCCGATGCGACCCCGACGGGATGCTGGCCGTGCCTGTCGAGACGGTGCCGCGCTCGGAGGCGTCGATCGATCGCATCATGCAGATCGTCGCTGAGTGGGAGCCGCTGGAGATCGTCGTCGGCCTGCCTGTGAACATGCGCGGCGAGGAGACGCTGTCGACCACCGACGCACGGCAGTTCGCGGAGGAGGTGCAGCGCCGATCAGGGCTGGACGTCCGGATGGTCGACGAGCGTCTCAGCACAGTCAGCGCGCACACGGCGCTGCGTGCATCGGGGCGATCGCAGAAGAAGTCTCGTAGCATTGTCGATCAGGTGGCCGCAGTGGTGCTGTTGCAGCATGCGGTCGACACCGAGAAGAGCACCGGTCGCCCCGCCGGTGCGTTGATCCCCGCCCCTCAGGAGCCGCCGCGCGATGTCTGA
- the alaS gene encoding alanine--tRNA ligase, producing the protein MKTAEIAQRYLDYFEKNDHLIVPSASLVSDDPSLLFTVAGMVPMIPYLTGVVPAPHPRIADVQKCIRTNDIEEVGRTARHGTFFQMLGNWSFGDYFKEGAIRYAWELLTSSEADGGLGFDERNLWVTVYETDDEAEAIWRDIIGLKPERIQRLGRADNYWNTGQPGPGGPDSEIFFDRGPAYGKDGGPAADDSRFLEIWNLVFMQEFVENVRSKTEFDIVGELPMKNIDTGMGLERVAFLKQGVENMYETDQVRPVLDRAVELSGKTYGAAHEDDVRFRVIADHVRSSLMLLSDGVRPSNEGRGYILRRLMRRTVRAMRLLGVDAPSFPELFAASKEAMKSAYPVLETEWSTLSAAAFAEEETFRRTLAQGSTILDLALADTKKAGGVTLSGSEAFLLHDTYGFPIDLTLEVAEEAGLDVDRTAFDSLMKEQRDRAKADARNRKRQLADVSVYREYRALGETGFAGYTDLQTESRVLGLIVDGAPAQTASEGQVAEVILAETTLYAESGGQVADKGTIVGAGFELDVLDVQRPVPGLISHTVHVASGSVAVDDRATTVVDAANRRAARQAHSATHLVHAALRDTLGKTATQAGSLNRAGYMRFDFSWSQPLSLDTRSEIEEITNRAVNDALEVTTRIVSLDEAKEAGAMALFGEKYGDVVRMVDIGGPWSRELCAGTHVSTSSEIGLVSLVGESSVGASNRRIEALVGQDAFRELAAERTVVSQLTSALKAPRDQLGARIEELQASLKAAEKRIAQFEAKERDGRVPALVEAASQAGGYRVAATSLGEVGSADDIRTLALSVRERLGSGAAVVAFGGIVAGRPIVVVATNDAARQAGAKAGALVRIAAGMLGGGGGGKDDVAQGGGTDASALDAALSAVVSELSGA; encoded by the coding sequence ATGAAAACTGCGGAGATCGCGCAGCGCTACCTCGACTACTTCGAGAAGAACGACCACCTCATCGTCCCCTCGGCATCCCTGGTGAGCGACGACCCGTCGCTGCTCTTCACCGTCGCAGGCATGGTGCCGATGATCCCGTACCTCACGGGTGTCGTGCCTGCGCCGCATCCCCGCATCGCTGATGTGCAGAAGTGCATCCGCACCAACGACATCGAAGAGGTCGGACGCACGGCGCGTCACGGCACGTTCTTCCAGATGCTGGGCAACTGGTCGTTCGGCGACTACTTCAAGGAAGGCGCGATCCGCTACGCGTGGGAGCTGCTCACCTCCTCAGAGGCCGACGGGGGCCTCGGCTTCGACGAGAGAAACCTGTGGGTCACCGTCTACGAGACGGATGACGAGGCGGAGGCCATCTGGCGCGACATCATCGGCCTCAAGCCCGAGCGCATCCAGCGCCTCGGACGCGCCGACAACTACTGGAACACCGGTCAGCCCGGCCCCGGCGGCCCCGATTCGGAGATCTTCTTCGACCGCGGGCCTGCCTACGGCAAGGACGGCGGCCCCGCGGCCGACGACTCCCGCTTCCTCGAGATCTGGAATCTCGTGTTCATGCAGGAGTTCGTCGAGAACGTGCGGAGCAAGACCGAGTTCGACATCGTTGGCGAGCTGCCGATGAAGAACATCGACACCGGCATGGGCCTCGAGCGCGTCGCCTTCCTCAAGCAGGGCGTCGAGAACATGTACGAGACCGATCAGGTTCGTCCGGTGCTCGACCGTGCGGTGGAGCTCTCGGGAAAGACGTACGGCGCCGCTCATGAGGACGACGTGCGCTTCCGGGTCATCGCTGACCACGTGCGCTCGTCGCTGATGCTGCTCTCCGACGGCGTGCGGCCCTCGAACGAGGGGCGCGGCTACATCCTGCGCCGGCTGATGCGTCGGACGGTGCGCGCCATGCGTCTGCTCGGCGTCGACGCCCCGTCCTTCCCTGAGCTCTTCGCCGCGTCGAAGGAAGCGATGAAGTCGGCGTATCCGGTGCTCGAGACGGAGTGGAGCACCCTCTCCGCTGCCGCGTTCGCCGAAGAGGAGACCTTCCGTCGCACCCTCGCGCAGGGTTCGACCATCCTCGATCTCGCTCTGGCCGACACGAAGAAGGCCGGCGGCGTCACTCTCAGCGGGTCCGAGGCATTCCTCCTTCACGACACGTACGGCTTCCCGATCGACCTGACGCTGGAGGTCGCCGAGGAGGCGGGGCTCGACGTCGACCGCACCGCGTTCGACTCCCTGATGAAAGAGCAGCGCGACCGCGCCAAGGCCGACGCCCGCAATCGCAAGCGTCAGCTCGCCGATGTGTCGGTTTACCGCGAGTACCGTGCACTCGGCGAGACCGGCTTCGCCGGCTACACCGACCTGCAGACCGAGTCGCGCGTGCTCGGACTGATCGTCGACGGAGCCCCCGCGCAGACCGCGTCGGAGGGCCAGGTCGCCGAGGTCATCCTCGCCGAGACCACCCTGTACGCCGAGTCGGGTGGACAGGTGGCTGACAAGGGAACCATCGTCGGGGCGGGCTTCGAACTGGACGTCCTCGACGTGCAGCGGCCGGTCCCCGGGCTGATCAGCCACACCGTGCACGTCGCCTCGGGTTCGGTCGCGGTCGACGACCGGGCGACCACAGTGGTGGATGCCGCCAACCGCCGAGCCGCGCGGCAGGCGCACTCGGCCACGCACCTGGTGCACGCCGCCCTGCGAGACACGCTCGGCAAGACCGCCACGCAGGCCGGTTCGCTCAACCGCGCCGGCTACATGCGCTTCGACTTCTCCTGGTCGCAGCCGCTGTCGCTCGACACGCGCTCGGAGATCGAGGAGATCACGAACCGCGCGGTGAACGACGCCCTCGAGGTGACCACCCGCATCGTGTCGCTCGATGAGGCCAAGGAAGCCGGCGCCATGGCACTGTTCGGTGAGAAGTACGGCGATGTCGTGCGGATGGTCGACATCGGCGGCCCGTGGTCGCGTGAGCTCTGCGCCGGAACACACGTGTCGACGAGCTCGGAGATCGGACTCGTCAGCCTGGTCGGCGAGTCGTCGGTCGGGGCGTCCAACCGCCGAATCGAGGCGCTGGTCGGTCAGGACGCCTTCCGCGAGCTCGCCGCCGAGCGCACCGTGGTCTCCCAGCTGACGTCAGCGCTCAAGGCTCCGCGCGACCAGCTCGGCGCCCGTATCGAAGAGCTTCAGGCCAGCCTCAAGGCTGCCGAGAAGCGGATCGCGCAGTTCGAGGCCAAGGAGCGCGACGGCCGCGTGCCTGCGCTCGTGGAGGCCGCATCTCAGGCGGGCGGCTACCGCGTGGCTGCCACGTCGCTGGGCGAGGTCGGCTCGGCGGACGACATCCGCACGCTCGCGCTGAGCGTGCGCGAGCGTCTCGGCTCAGGCGCCGCGGTCGTCGCCTTCGGCGGCATCGTCGCCGGACGGCCGATCGTCGTCGTCGCGACCAACGATGCAGCGCGTCAGGCCGGCGCGAAGGCGGGTGCACTCGTGCGCATCGCTGCCGGGATGCTCGGCGGCGGTGGCGGCGGGAAGGACGACGTCGCGCAGGGTGGCGGCACCGACGCATCGGCGCTTGACGCCGCTCTGTCGGCTGTCGTCTCGGAGCTCTCGGGCGCGTGA
- the mltG gene encoding endolytic transglycosylase MltG, translated as MSDPHDRTTDSLGDFFDNVPTASTPLPGREVRDEPLPGSRRALREAAAREAAARESAGREHPPRAGDETRQVPAQPEPASVAQPAAPAEAPAAAPAEQTPADDSDHPIDALFAPESAVDAPRRRRGRGCLIALIILLVIGGGIAAGGAWVYSTYQDKIDDIMGWGEPKDYEPGLATGEAYVTIKKGDTGSPVSTALFEAKVTKTDRVFYDYLIENEPNATFFPGVYKLQQKMTAKDALKALEDPENRMENAVRIAEGSTVDSSLPRIAEGVGIPLEELQAAVKDPKVYDVDAQNLEGWLFPAVYTFDPGASAKDVIAAMVDRTRESLKKAGVPDAEAQRVLTIASSIEREARTPDFPKVSRVIQNRIDDGMMLQMDSTAQYGYGELHAGKASTSKEAQFDDNPWNTYVITGLPATPIANAGDAAIDAAMHPADGPWLYFVTVDFSTGETQFSESYEQHQKGIGRLADWCSANPDYKGC; from the coding sequence ATGTCTGACCCGCACGACCGCACGACCGATTCCCTCGGGGATTTCTTCGACAACGTCCCCACCGCGTCCACACCTCTGCCAGGGCGCGAGGTGCGAGATGAGCCGCTGCCCGGTTCGCGTCGTGCGCTGCGCGAGGCCGCAGCACGCGAGGCGGCCGCCCGCGAGTCCGCGGGGCGGGAGCATCCACCCCGCGCGGGCGACGAAACGCGGCAGGTTCCCGCGCAGCCCGAGCCGGCTTCCGTCGCACAGCCGGCAGCGCCGGCCGAGGCGCCCGCGGCCGCTCCTGCGGAGCAGACGCCTGCTGACGACTCCGACCACCCGATCGACGCACTGTTCGCTCCGGAGTCAGCTGTCGACGCTCCGCGGCGGCGGCGGGGGCGAGGCTGCCTGATCGCCCTGATCATCCTGCTCGTGATCGGCGGCGGCATCGCGGCGGGCGGCGCCTGGGTCTACAGCACCTACCAGGACAAGATCGACGACATCATGGGCTGGGGCGAGCCGAAGGACTACGAACCCGGCCTCGCCACGGGTGAGGCCTACGTCACCATCAAGAAGGGCGATACAGGCTCTCCGGTGTCGACAGCCCTCTTCGAAGCCAAGGTGACCAAGACGGATCGTGTCTTCTACGACTACCTGATCGAGAACGAGCCGAACGCGACGTTCTTCCCCGGCGTCTACAAGCTGCAGCAGAAGATGACGGCGAAGGATGCCCTGAAGGCTCTCGAGGATCCGGAGAACCGGATGGAGAACGCCGTGCGCATCGCGGAGGGCAGCACGGTCGACTCCTCGCTGCCGCGGATCGCAGAAGGCGTCGGCATCCCGCTCGAGGAGCTGCAGGCGGCGGTGAAGGACCCGAAGGTCTACGACGTCGACGCGCAGAACCTCGAGGGATGGCTCTTCCCCGCCGTCTACACCTTCGACCCCGGCGCGTCCGCGAAGGACGTGATCGCCGCCATGGTCGACCGCACCCGCGAGTCGCTGAAGAAGGCCGGGGTGCCCGATGCCGAGGCCCAGCGTGTCCTGACGATCGCATCGAGCATCGAGCGCGAGGCCCGCACGCCTGACTTCCCGAAGGTCTCCCGCGTCATCCAGAACCGCATCGACGACGGAATGATGCTGCAGATGGACTCGACGGCGCAGTACGGATACGGCGAACTGCACGCCGGCAAGGCCAGCACCTCCAAAGAGGCGCAGTTCGACGACAACCCATGGAACACGTACGTCATCACAGGGCTGCCGGCGACGCCGATCGCCAACGCGGGCGACGCGGCGATCGACGCCGCCATGCACCCGGCGGACGGGCCGTGGCTGTACTTCGTCACAGTCGACTTCAGCACCGGGGAGACCCAGTTCTCCGAGTCCTACGAGCAGCATCAGAAGGGCATCGGCCGGCTCGCCGACTGGTGCTCGGCCAATCCCGACTACAAGGGCTGCTGA
- a CDS encoding replication-associated recombination protein A, producing MTSAPLLSGQTPLAVRMRPVSLDEVAGQQHLLRAGSPIVALADPDAKAPGAVSIILWGPPGTGKTTLAQAIARSSGRRFVELSAITAGVKDVREVMQEAITQRDLYGQTTILFLDEIHRFTKAQQDALLPGVENGWVILIAATTENPSFSVISPLLSRSLLLTLKPLTDDDIGVLLDRAVKDARGLAGSVTVSDDARAALVRLASGDGRRALTGLEAAAAVAISKHEEEEDVVVSDEDVAQAVDRALLRYDRQGDEHYDVISAFIKSIRGSDPDAAVHYLARMIEAGEDPRFIARRLVISAAEDIGLADPQALTIATAAADAVAFIGMPEGRIPLAEATIYLATTAKSNAAYTAINQAIADVRSGGFGRVPIHLRDAHYAGAKRLGHGKGYRYPHDSEAGILPQQYLPDELVGRRYYEPKNLGAERDIAPRLERIRRILGDR from the coding sequence ATGACGTCAGCCCCTCTCCTGTCGGGACAGACCCCGCTCGCCGTGCGCATGCGACCGGTCTCGCTCGACGAGGTGGCCGGGCAGCAGCATCTGCTGCGGGCGGGTTCGCCCATCGTCGCTCTCGCCGATCCGGATGCCAAGGCTCCAGGGGCAGTGTCGATCATCCTCTGGGGACCTCCCGGCACAGGCAAGACCACGCTCGCTCAGGCGATCGCCCGCTCGTCGGGCCGCCGGTTCGTCGAGCTGTCGGCGATCACCGCCGGCGTCAAGGACGTGCGGGAGGTCATGCAGGAGGCGATCACGCAGCGCGATCTCTACGGGCAGACGACGATCCTGTTCCTCGATGAGATCCACCGCTTCACGAAGGCTCAGCAGGATGCCCTGCTGCCCGGCGTCGAGAACGGCTGGGTCATCCTCATCGCCGCCACCACCGAGAATCCTTCGTTCTCGGTGATCTCACCCCTGCTCTCGCGCTCGCTCCTGCTGACTCTGAAGCCCCTGACCGACGACGACATCGGCGTGCTGCTCGACCGCGCGGTGAAGGATGCCCGCGGCCTCGCAGGCTCGGTGACCGTCTCCGACGATGCCAGGGCGGCACTGGTCCGGCTCGCCTCCGGAGATGGGCGCCGCGCCCTCACCGGGCTCGAGGCGGCGGCCGCCGTGGCGATCTCGAAGCATGAGGAAGAGGAAGACGTCGTCGTCTCGGACGAAGACGTCGCTCAAGCCGTCGACCGCGCGCTGCTTCGCTACGACCGGCAGGGCGACGAGCACTACGACGTGATCAGCGCCTTCATCAAGTCGATCCGGGGGTCCGATCCCGACGCGGCGGTGCACTACCTGGCGCGGATGATCGAGGCGGGGGAGGACCCGCGGTTCATCGCCCGGCGGCTGGTGATCTCCGCTGCTGAGGACATCGGCCTCGCCGACCCGCAGGCGCTCACCATCGCCACAGCGGCGGCTGATGCTGTGGCATTCATCGGGATGCCCGAAGGGCGCATCCCCCTCGCCGAGGCGACCATCTATCTTGCGACCACGGCGAAGTCGAACGCGGCGTACACGGCCATCAACCAGGCGATCGCCGATGTCCGATCCGGTGGCTTCGGTCGGGTGCCGATCCACCTGCGCGACGCGCACTACGCCGGTGCGAAGCGCCTCGGTCACGGCAAGGGCTATCGCTACCCGCACGACAGCGAGGCGGGCATACTGCCGCAGCAGTACCTGCCAGACGAGCTCGTCGGGCGCCGCTATTACGAGCCGAAGAACCTCGGCGCCGAGCGTGACATAGCCCCGCGGCTCGAGCGCATCCGCAGGATTCTCGGCGATCGCTGA